The Plasmodium vivax chromosome 12, whole genome shotgun sequence genomic interval TATTTGGAATTATTAAAAGACAGCTACAAGGCCATCCTAGCCATGTTCTTAGTAAACTGGCTCTCTCTGCAGTTATTCCCTGGAGTGGGTCACAAGAAATGGCAAGAAAGCCACAACATCTCAGATTACAACGTCACTTTAATTGTGGGAATGTTTCAAGTCTTCGATTTTGTGAGTCGCTATCCTCCCAATTTGAGCCACATGAAAATCTTCAAATGGTTTACCTTCTCCCTTAACAAGTTACTTCTCCTTAACTTCCTTCGACTTTTGTTTATCCCTTGGTTTGTCATCAATGCTGCTTGTGACCTCCCCATCTTTACCAACATCGTTCAGCAGTGCGTTTGCATGGCCATGCTCGCCTTCACCAACGGGTGGTTCAACACCGTGCCCTTTTTGGTCTTCGTCCAGGAGCTGAAAAAggccaagaagaagaaagacaTCGAAACCATTTCCACCTTCCTCGTCGTTGCTATGTTCGTCGGCTTGTTTATGGGAATCTGGACCACCTACATTTATGACTTCTTCCCCATTGTCATCAAAAGGTACGTCGTGCCGTAGGCGCGAGGTCAGTAAGGGAGCCAGGGGCGAAAAGAAGCCCGGCGCGTAGAGAAGCGATGCGTTGTAGATTGGATGACACCGCAGCGACGCACACCCAGTGCGAAGCAATTTTGAAAGCGTCGGTCGCGCGGGAAAGGGGCCCACCGAAAACTGCACCCACAACATCGCACGTTGCTCGTTGCACATTGCGCATTGCACAAGTGCGCCTGCCGAAGTCACGCCCCACGCGCTGCTTGCAGTAATTAAACGAATTAACACTGGCatatatgtttaattttGCACCCCGCATGCATCCTCACATGACACGTGTGCAGATCTGTGTAGAGACATACACCTGTTTTTAACCTTTAACgtttaacctttttaagcttttttttttttttccttttttttcctcttttttccccctttttttcccccttttttttcccctttttttttcccctttttttttccccttttttttttcccctttttcccctatGCCTGCGAGCATGTACGTTTCCAAGccgtaattaaaaaaacaaccttCATATGTTGCGCCTGTCCCCCTGTATAGCAAATTACCATACCGTTGAAACTGacgtgttttcttttttttttttaaataattgttttataaaagatTTATCCCGTTTCATTAAACTTCGTTTTGtcttgttataaaaaaaaaaaaaaaacttgacCACTGACAATGTATGAATGAATGGGtaaaccccccccccccccccgtggaaaCCTCTCCTGTTGGAAGTCTTAACCCGTTGTGTTTCTCCCACATGCGTTGCCACAAATGCCCCTCCaaggaagcggaaaaggTTGGCAGCGCGGCGAGGCCCCTAAGGCGAAAAATGACACATCAAAGAATGGTCGCACGCAGAAGCGCTCCCTCACGTGTGCACCCTTGAAGTTGCTAAGCGTGTAACGTTGGTAGACGagaaatatatgaacatacCCAAGCAGCGACCCTCACCGTgggttattaaaaaaaaaaaagaacaaattgtATGACCCCAGTGGATGGATaatcctcttcctttttcggAGCGAAGAAAGAGTGGCCAGGTACGTCTGCACAGTAGCGGCATACACGTGGGAGAAAGcggaaagaaaggaaaaaaaaggaaaaaaaaggaaaaaaaaagggaaaaaaaaggaaaaaaaaagggaaaaaaaaggaaaaaaaaagggaaaaaaaagggaaaaaagaagcaaaaatggctaaaaaagcaaaaaaagcaaaaatgggaaaaatggctaaaaaagcaaaaatgggaaaaatggctaaaaaagcaaaaatgggaaaaatggctaaaaaagcaaaaatgggaaaaatggctaaaaaagcaaaaatgggaaaaatggcacCCCTCCCCACCCCCGTGCCTCCTTCTGAACATaccgctttccccccttggggtgGCTAAAAGGGCAAATCAGCAGAGCCCCGCCCCCTCGGCGCTATTCAAGTAGTGCTTAATCTGCTCGTCGAGGAGGTCTATCCGGTTGTATATCTCCTGGTAAATATACTTCATAATGTCTATGTAGTTGCGTATCGTTTCGTCCTTCTCCTTGGTGCCAGAGGCAACGAGCGTCATGTCCTTTTCCATCTTTGCGCGAAGGGAGGGCTCCGTCAAGTCAACCCCGATGTCCTTAAATTTCTTGTAAGACAAGACCAGAGCGATCCCCAAGTTGGTCGGAATGAACAgatttttcttattcttaAAAACGTAATTTCTTTTCTGGATATTTTCTATATGTTCATGCATAGTCGCATCAGTCCCTATGCCATACTTATCCATGAGGGAGAGTAAGTCACATTCGGAGAGGTACTTGGGGGGCTGCGTCATTCCTTCGTCTACTAACAAGCTGTAGGGGTAAAACTCTTGGTTCACttgaaaaggaggaagaattttatcattccatttttcgtatatataaatttctaggtaatttttttttacaatttttaaccCCTTACAGAAGAATTCCTCCTTTCCAATGGTGGCCACCACTTTGCTGTTAAACCCAATTGCATCATCACTACATACAGCTAAGAAGTGTCTACAAATTAACTCATAAATGGCCCATTCTCTCTCTTCTACCTTGTCTGTCCTGTGCATGTTCTTAACGGGGTGTATAGGTGGGTGTGCCTGATCATTTAGCCTCCCTTTTCTGGGTTCCCTAAAATTGTTCCCTTCGCATAATTTCTTGGCATAAGACCCGAAGACTTTACTTTTCTTCAGCTCCGCCACAATGCTTCGTAAATTCATGCTGCTTGGGAAGTAATTCGTTTCTGTTCTGGGGTAGCTAATGAACCCTCTATTGTACAGCTTCTCCGCGATGTTCATGCACTGCTTGGAGGATATATGGAAGTGCCTGGACACCAACTTGGTCATTTGCAGAGTGTTCAGCGGGAGGGGGCGGTACTTCTTCACTTGGTTCTCATATATATTGGTTATTCTGCAAAGCGGGTTTTTTAGCAGCTCTTCGTAAATGAGCACCACGGCGAGGTGATCATACAGCCGCAACCTGGACCACGTGAAATCGACGACGGTGTTTTGACTCGCGCCGGCCATTTTCTTCAtcgtttcgcttttttttccattcttcATCACTGcactattttttccattcctttttcttttctttctccccAGGGAGGCCCCCCCTTCCGACTCATCACCCGAGTGGCCTCCCCCCTCGCACCAGTACTGCATCTTAATAGACCAGTAGTACTCATTGACGAAGTTCTTTATGTCCATGTATCTGTTCACCACAAATCCCAGGGTGGGAAACTGGCAGGGGCCATAACTAATAATGCTCGTCTCTGTCTTAATCAAATGGACGTACCTAATGGTGAGGAACCGCGTAAAAATAGAACCCATTCGTAGGTCAATTTCTCTACGTACATCTACACTGTAAGCTAAATTTCGATTGGGGTACTTCAAATTGTTAATGGCATGAATGATGTCCTTCTGA includes:
- a CDS encoding DNA topoisomerase III alpha, putative (encoded by transcript PVX_083255A); the protein is MARIHVLNVAEKPSVASAIADILSRGKMEKKKSCSKYNPLFTFNYKRGHETWSMYVTSVTGHLTEQKFDDKYRNWVNTDPQELFDAEITIYVENDKKKIENNLKNYSKFCSLLILWLDCDREGEHICFEVINTCFAMNREIKIKRAQFSAVTQKDIIHAINNLKYPNRNLAYSVDVRREIDLRMGSIFTRFLTIRYVHLIKTETSIISYGPCQFPTLGFVVNRYMDIKNFVNEYYWSIKMQYWCEGGGHSGDESEGGASLGRKKRKRNGKNSAVMKNGKKSETMKKMAGASQNTVVDFTWSRLRLYDHLAVVLIYEELLKNPLCRITNIYENQVKKYRPLPLNTLQMTKLVSRHFHISSKQCMNIAEKLYNRGFISYPRTETNYFPSSMNLRSIVAELKKSKVFGSYAKKLCEGNNFREPRKGRLNDQAHPPIHPVKNMHRTDKVEEREWAIYELICRHFLAVCSDDAIGFNSKVVATIGKEEFFCKGLKIVKKNYLEIYIYEKWNDKILPPFQVNQEFYPYSLLVDEGMTQPPKYLSECDLLSLMDKYGIGTDATMHEHIENIQKRNYVFKNKKNLFIPTNLGIALVLSYKKFKDIGVDLTEPSLRAKMEKDMTLVASGTKEKDETIRNYIDIMKYIYQEIYNRIDLLDEQIKHYLNSAEGAGLC